The following are encoded together in the Vitis riparia cultivar Riparia Gloire de Montpellier isolate 1030 unplaced genomic scaffold, EGFV_Vit.rip_1.0 scaffold702_pilon_pilon, whole genome shotgun sequence genome:
- the LOC117910305 gene encoding 50S ribosomal protein L18-like, producing the protein MASISSSPCLFSTDLFQSRSLKPTSLSWSSSFPNINISTNSITNPSLPSLNKCLVVQAAWTRRSRSEAAKRPSRKSWKQKTDMYMRPFLLNVFFSKRFIHAKVMHRPTSKVISVATTNSKDLRNTLSSLTDHNACRIIGKLIAERSMEADVFAMSYEPRKDERIEGKLGIVLDTIKENGIIFV; encoded by the exons ATGGCATCCATTTCATCATCACCATGTCTATTTTCTACGGATTTATTCCAGAGTCGTTCATTGAAACCCACTTCGCTCTCATGGTCTTCTTCATTTCCCAATATCAACATTTCTACCAATTCAATCACAAACCCTTCTCTTCCTTCTCTCAACAAG TGTTTAGTGGTTCAAGCTGCCTGGACCCGGAGATCTCGAAGTGAAGCCGCAAAAAGACCAAGCAGGAAATCATGGAAGCAAAAGACCGATATGTATATGAGGCCATTCTTACtaaatgttttcttttcaaagCGATTTATCCATGCGAAAGTAATGCACCGGCCAACCAGCAAAGTGATATCAGTTGCTACCACAAATTCCAAGGATTTGAGGAATACATTGTCATCACTCACTGATCATAATGCATGTAGAATTATAGGGAAGCTGATTGCAGAGAGATCAATGGAAGCTGATGTGTTTGCCATGTCCTATGAGCCCAGAAAGGATGAGAGAATTGAGGGTAAGCTTGGGATTGTTCTTGATACCATTAAGGAGAATGGGATCATATTTGTCTAA